TGGTACAGAGGATATCATAGACGATTGTAAGGCTCTATATCATAGAGAGTCTGACACGGATGTGTATTCCAAATACAGCTTTAAATAACTTTTCAAAGCTGACCGAGACCTCTGTGCAAAGGTCTCCCAATGATGGTATAGTCAATGGTCCTTTACAAAAAGGATCATTGACTATATTATTATCTATGTCTATCTTTCTTGTGAGAAAGAGGAAGTCTTTGACAGCTCCTTATTGTAATAAGGGGCTGCTAAAAAAGAATGTAGCCCGCTGGTAGGAGGGGAGACCTACTAGCGGGCTACAGATTTAATGCGTTGGCTCTTAGTCTAAGGCCTGCGATGTGGCGTAGCGACGAACTAGCTGCGTCACGATGGCGAGGCAGCGCTCCATGGCATCGAGCGAGCAGTACTCGTGGAGGGAGTGGAAGTTGCCCCCACTGGTGAAGATGTTGGGGCAGGGGATGCCTCGCTCCGAGAGAACCGCCCCGTCGGTACCGCCACGTATCGGCTGGATGATCGGCTTGACACCGACCGCCTCGTAGGCTGCGATAGCGTGCTCGATGACCTCTGGGTGCGGAGCGATGTAGTCGTACATGTTGCGGTACTGGTAAGAGACTTCGATCGCAAGCTGTGCGGCGTGTGGCTCTTCGTTGACCTGCTGAGCTACCTCTTGGATGCGTGCTATGCGCTGCTCTAGGAGCTGGCGGTCGTGGTCGCGGATGATGTACTCAGCGGTTGCGGACGAGACATCGCCCGACATGTGGCATAGGTGCAGGAAGCCTTCCCGTCCCTGGGTCACCTCGGGTCGCTCGCTCGTGTAACCTAGTCTGTAGTCGAGCTTGATGAGTGACTGGAGGGCATGACGCATCGTGTGGTAGGCACTGCCTGGGTGGACGTTGTGTCCTGTAGCGGTGATGCGTGCAGAGGCTGCGTGAAAGCATTCGTACTCAAACTCGCCCTCAAGTCCTCCGTCGATGGTGTAGGCATAGGTCGCCTGAAGCTGACTCTCGTCGAAGGACTCTAGTCCTCGCCCGACCTCTTCGTCTGTCGTGAAGGCTAGTGCGATAGGTCCGTGCGCTAGCTCGGGCTTGCTCTGAAGCTCCGCAGCAAGGGTCATCAAAATGGCGACGCCCGCCTTGTCGTCAGCTCCGAGGAGCGTCGTCCCGTCGCTCGTGATGAGCGTATGCCCCACATAGCGCAGCAGGTCGGGGTAGTCGCTGGGACTTAGTATGCTGCCCTTGAGCTGTATCGGCTTGCCGTCGTAGTTGGGGTGGAGACAGGGTGAGACCTTTTCGCCAGGAGCTTCGGGCGAGGTGTCTACATGAGCGAGGAGTGCGATGCGGGGCACCTTTTCGTAGCCAGCAGTGGCAGGGATTTGTGCTATCAGATAGCCTGCATCGTAGCAAGTAGCGGGGATCTGTAGCGTCTCTAGCTCCGTG
The sequence above is a segment of the Porphyromonas vaginalis genome. Coding sequences within it:
- the pepT gene encoding peptidase T, encoding MSQLLERFLRYVKVHTTSDPNSPTKPSTPCQWDLLHLLHTELETLQIPATCYDAGYLIAQIPATAGYEKVPRIALLAHVDTSPEAPGEKVSPCLHPNYDGKPIQLKGSILSPSDYPDLLRYVGHTLITSDGTTLLGADDKAGVAILMTLAAELQSKPELAHGPIALAFTTDEEVGRGLESFDESQLQATYAYTIDGGLEGEFEYECFHAASARITATGHNVHPGSAYHTMRHALQSLIKLDYRLGYTSERPEVTQGREGFLHLCHMSGDVSSATAEYIIRDHDRQLLEQRIARIQEVAQQVNEEPHAAQLAIEVSYQYRNMYDYIAPHPEVIEHAIAAYEAVGVKPIIQPIRGGTDGAVLSERGIPCPNIFTSGGNFHSLHEYCSLDAMERCLAIVTQLVRRYATSQALD